AGGTGTCCACGTCGTGGAACGCGTTCTGCTGGAGCCACGCCTCCCGGAGGTAACGTGCGACCTCGAGGGTCAGCTGCTGGTCCGGCGGCAGGGCGTCCTTCCCGACGAGCTGGACGATCTCCTGGAGTTCGTCCTCCTCGTCGAGCACGTCGACGGCCCACTGGCGGACCTCGGGGTAGTCTTCCGCGACGTTCTCTCGGTACCAGGGGTCGAGTTGCTGTCGGTACAGCGAGTACGACTCGTTCCAGTTGATCGAGGGGAAGTGCCGACGCTCGGCGAGGTCGGCGTCCAGCGCCCAGAACGTCTTGACGATGCGCAGGGTGTTCTGGGTGACGGGCTCGGAGAAGTCACCGCCCGGAGGCGAGACTGCGCCGATGGCCGACACCGATCCCCGGGTACCGTTGATGTTCTGGAACAGGCCGGCGCGCTCGTAGAACTCCGAGAGCGACGCGGCGAGGTAGGCGGGGTAGCCCTCCTCACCGGGCATTTCCTCGAGTCGGCTCGAAATCTCGCGCATGGCCTCTGCCCACCGCGAGGTGGAGTCGGCCATCAGCGCGACGTCGTAGCCCATGTCGCGGAAGTACTCCGCGATGGTGATCCCCGTGTAAATGCAGGATTCGCGGGCCGCGACGGGCATGTTCGAGGTGTTCGCGATGAGGCAGGTTCGGCTCATCAGCGGCTTCCCGGTCTTGGGGTCTTCCAGTTCCGGGAAGTCCTCGATGACCTCGGTCATCTCGTTGCCACGCTCGCCACAGCCGACGTAGACGACGATGTCCGCGTCGGCCCACTTCGCGAGCTGGTGCTGGGTGACCGTCTTTCCGGAGCCGAAGGGGCCCGGGATCGCCGCGGTGCCGCCTTTGGCGATCGGGAAGAGGCCGTCCAGGATGCGCTGGCCGCTGACGAGCGGAATCGTCGGCGTCTGCTTCTCCTCGGCGGGGCGAGCCGACCGAACCGGCCACTCCTGGTGCATCGTGATCTCCTCGTCGGAATCGAGTTCGGCGACGACCTCGTCGACCGCGAACGTGCCGCTCTCGATCGATGAAATCTCACCGCCCTCGTAATCCGGCGGGACCATCACCTTGTGGGTGATACTCTCGGTTTCGGGGACTTCACCGATGATGTCCCCAGGTTCGACCGCGTCACCCTCCTCGACGGTGGGCGTAAACTCCCACGTTCGCTCGAGGTCGATGCCCGGCGCGTCGACCCCGCGGTCGAGGAACGCCGAGTTCATCTTCTCCTCGAGTTCGTCGAGGGGGCGCTGAACGCCGTCGTAGATGGTGTCCAGCAGGCCGGGTCCAAGGTCGACCGAGAGCGGCTCGCCCGTGTTCTCGACGGGTTCGCCGGGGCCGACGCCGGAGGTCTCCTCGTAGACCTGAATCGTGGTCAGGTTCCCTTCGATTTCGATGACCTCGCCCATCAGCCCTTCGTCGCCGACGTAGACGACGTCGTTCATTCGGGCGTCGAGGTCCGCGGCGGTCACGACGGGACCGCTCACGCTTTCTATCACACCGTCTTCGTCGACGGATTCTAGTGCCTGGCTCATACTTACTGACTGTCTTGGTCTTCGTCCTCGTCCATCAGGTCGATTCCGATGGCGCGTTTGATCTGCTCGCGAAGGCCACCGCCACCGCCGGCACCGCCGCCGATGGTGATGACGACCGGCTCGACGCTCGTTTCGACGTCAGAGCGGACGTTTCGCGAGAGATACTCGAGGTCGTCCTCGTGCATGATGACGATGCCGACGTCACCGTCCTCGAGAACGGCCGTAGCGGCGTCGTCGAGGGTGTCGGCCTTTTCGTCGTCAGGGACGTTCTCGAACCGTCTGACGCCGGCGAGCCGAAAGCCCGTGGTGAACTCCGGACTGCCGACGACCGCGATTTCCTGGCTCATAGGATCACCAATTCCTCTTCGATTTCGTTCTCCGAGAGGCCGACCTCTCGACCGCGGGCGATGGCGCGGATGTTCTCGATCTCGCGTTCCTTCGCGAGAATGTACGAGAGCACGGCTGACACCGACACCGGGTAGATGCTCGAGAGCGTGTCCGCGTACTCGAGCAACGCGGCGTCGACGGCGTGTTCGAACTGAATCAGGCTGTCGGCGTCGCGCAGTCGGTCGAGCGCGCCCGAGAGTCGGTCGCCGTAGCGACGGTTGGCGGCGATGTGATCGACCAGGTCGTCGTAGCGGTTGACCAGCTGGCGGAGTTCGCTCTCAGTGAAGAGCACGCCGCCGTCGATGTAGTACGCCGCGGGGTCGAGGTCGGCGCCGCTGCGAGCGAGTCGCAGGGCGTTCCGTGCGTTCCGGAAGTCGATCTCGGCCTGGAGGAACTCGATGTAGAGCGCTCGTGGCCCCTCCTGTGGCGCCGTCGATCCGGGCGTGTCGAGGCCCCGAATGTCGGCCAGCAGCCGTTCGTAGAACGCTCGATCGAGCGCGTTCTCGAGGGGAACCAGCGCGTGGCTCTCCTCGTACTCCTCGTAGGCGACCTCGAGGGGGTCGTGGTAGATCGTCCGGTCGAGTACTTCGATCGCGTCCTCGATGGTGTCGACCTCGAGCAGGCGATCGATGGTCCGATCGTCGAGTTCGCCGGCACGGATCAGGTCCGTCCGGACCTCCTCGGGGGCGGAGTCGGTGTAGATGCCTCGGAGGATCGTCTTGAGGTTCCAGACGTCGAACTTCCGGAGGTACCGGGCGATGAGGTCGTAGAGGCGACCGTCGGCCCAGTCCAGCAGGTCGTGAAAGTGCCTGGCGAGGTTCTGGTTCAGCGCGTACTCGATCAGGTCGACGCCGGAAAAGCGGGTACCGAGGGCGTTGATCTCGCGTTCGTACTCCGTCTCCTCCATGAACCGTGCGATCTCGCTCGGCCCCATCCGGACCAGCTTCCGATAGTCTTCGTCCGCGAACAGCGAGGCTCGGCGCGACCGCACGCGAGCGTTCACGTATTCCGGATTCGAGGCACCCGTACTCACGCGAACCACCCCGTGTGGTGAGTGTGAGCAGAGAGTGGGATGCGAGCCGTGCGAGTGGGAACGACCGTGCTCATTGCTCGAAGAGTCGGTTACTGATTTCCCGAAGGTTCTCTTCCCAGACGTCCTCGAGCACCGAGTCGAAGGTGTTGTTCACCCGGACGCGGGACTGCTCGCTCTCGACGACGACGCCGCCGAGGCAGTCGCGCTCGCCGGCGTACGCGTAGCCGTCGTACTCCGCGAGGATCGACTCGATCAGTGCCTGGTCGTCGGCGCGACCGTAGACGCGGACGTCGTCGCCCTCGTCGAACTCCTCGCCGGCCGCGTCGATGAGCGTCCGCGTCAGGTCCTCGCGGGTATCGCTCTCGAGGCCAGTCAGTTCGGCTTCGACCTGCTCGCGAACGTCATTGAGGACGTTCCGTCGGGCCTCCAGGCGCTCCTGTTTCGCCTCCAGTTTCGCACTGGAGAGTCGCTGTTCGCGCAACTGCTCGATCTCGCGTTCGACCTCGGTCTCGGCACGCTCGAGGGTGTCCTCGGCGTCGTCCTCGGCCGCCGACTCGATCTCCTCGGCGCGAGCCTCGCTTTCCGCGCGGATCTCCTCCGCACGCGCGTGGGCCTCTTCTCGAATGTCTGTGACGACTGTATCCAAACTCATTGTGGAAAAGCGAACGGGGTGCTCAGGCGATGAAGACGACGACCAGTGCCAGGATCACGAGCGTCTCTGGGAGGACGGTCATGATCAGGCCTGGCACGAACATGTCGTCGTCCTCGGCCATCGCGCCGACGGCAGCCGCACCGATACCTCGCTCGGCGTATCCCGAGGCGAGCGCCGCGAGACCGACCGCGATCGCAGCGGCCGCGCCGGGGTCGTTCAGGGTCTGCAGTGCAACGTTCGAGGCTTCGAGGGTTTCCATCATTATTGATTACTCCTGACTGTAGGTTCGATCGTGTCCGAACGGTTCGTAGTTGGCTCCACCGCCTTCATAAAACTTGTTAAAGAATTCGACGTACTCGAGACGTACTCCCTGCAGACCAGCGCTTGTCACGCCAAGGATTAACACGACGATGTGTCCGACGACTAGAATAACGAACCCGCCGATGAGTCCGGCGATGCCGCCCATGTGCATGAGGCCGTCGAAGATGACTGTGGCTTCGCTGCCGTAGTTTTCGGCGACGTAGCCGGGCCCGTGGCCGGCCGAGCCCAGGAAGTGGAACGCGCCGTCGGGGTCCTCGTAGGCGCCGAAGAACAGCAGGTTGACCACGAAAGCCATGCCGGCCTTCGCGAGCAACACCGCGCCCATCCGGGTGTACGAGAAGACGTTCACGACGACGTCGAGCGCTTCGACGATCTCGACGGTGTCACCGATCGCGAGCATGACGAACCCGATCAGGAATACGAGCAGCGGAACCGTCAGCAGGAAGCCGCCGATGCCCGGGATCGCTTCCGGGAACGTGAACAGGCCCCACTCGGGGAACCCGGTGAATCCGATCGGGAAGGGTCCGTCGCTGGCGAACGTCGTGAACAGGAACTCCGGCTTGGAGGCCTCGGCCTGGGCCGAGAAGATCCAGACCCAGATGCCGTTGAGCATCAGGATCCAGGAGCCACTGTGGAAGAGCGCGTCCTTGAATCCGTGCCTCAGGTTCTCGTAGAAGTCGATCAGGTAGCCGATGTTCAGGTGGACGATACCGGCGAGTACGCTCACGACCATCCAGCCGATGGCGAACTCGGCGGCACCGGGCTCGAGACCCTTGTTCAACGGCAACAGTTCGACGTTGAACAGGTCGCCCCAGACGATGGATCCGAGGGCGTGTAGCCCGAAGAATTCGCCGTAGATGAACCCGAAAATGATCGTGAACGCGCCGGCCCAGATGGCCACGCCGCCCAGGCTCGAGATGCCGTCGCTCTCGAAGTTGGTCGCCATGTAGTAGCCGATGGCGACGTACAGAATCCCGTAACCGACGTCGCCGATCATGAAGCCGAAGAAGACCGGGAACGTCAGGAACAGGAAGATCGTCGGGTCGAGTTCGCTGTATTTGGGTTTGTTGACCGCGTTGACCAGGGCCTCGAACGGCTTCGCGGCCGAGGGGTTGTCCTGGATGACCGGCGGTTCGTCGTCCATCGTGACGGCCGAGCCGCCGTCGGTGACGGCTTTCTGCTCGGCCCGCTCTTCTTCGTCCTCGCTGGCGGTCGGCCCGTCCTCGTCCTGTGCGGCGGGCGTCCCCTTCTGGACGTCTTCGGTGTGCGTGTGGGCGCCGTGACGGTCGTAGTCGGCGCGTTCGAGTTCTTCGATCTCGACGCTGTCGCCGACGGCGTCGTTCAGCGCGGCGACGAGGCGGTCGTACTCGGTCGTCGGGATCCAGCCCTCGGCGATGAACGCCCGGTCGCTCGTCGCGAACTGCAGCGGCGCCTCGGCGCGCTGGACCTCGATCGTGAGTTTCTCCTCGGCGAGCAACAGGAACGCGCCCTCCTCGGTCTTGATCGTTTCGAGGTCGGCGTCGATCTCCTCGAGTTTGGCCTCGAGTTCGTGTTCCTCGCGCTCGAGATCGGACACGTAGGACTCGGGGTCCTTCTCCGTCTCGGGCACCTGGTAGCGGCTGAAGTCGACGCCGACGAGGGCGTCGTCGACGAACCCTTCGTCGGCTCCGGCGGCGGGCGCCGCGACGATGGCGACGACCTCGTCGCCGGTGAAGGTCTCGTAGGCGCGAACGTCGTCGGACGCGTCGAGGACCGTCTCGACCTCCGTCAACGAGCCGTCGCCGACGACGACCTCGACCGAATCGTACCCCGACAGCAAGTCGAGGTCGATCCCGAGGTCCGCGAAGGGTTCGATCCGGTCGAGTCGTTCCCTGACGCGGCGCAACTGGTCGCGAACCTCGGTCCGTCGGTCGTCGAGGTCGTTAGCCCGCGTCCGGATGGACTCGAGGCGAGGCTCCCAGTCGTCACCGAGCCTGCCGGTGGCGACGTCTACGTCCTCGTCCTCGAGGCCGAGCGTGCTCTCGAGGGCCCGGACCGTGACGAGCTTCTCGGAGGCCTCGTCGGCGCCCGCGATGGGGTTGCCGTTGTCGAAGCCCGTCCAGGAGCCGTCGTAGTCCGAGAGGTGTACCAGGTTCAGGTCGTAGACTGCCTCGATGACCGTGGGCATGACGCCCTTCGAACCGGTCACCGAGACCTTGCTCATCCGTTCAGGTCTGAGCATTGACGTCCTCCTGGAACAGGTCGACGACGTGGGATGCCACCTCGTCGACCCGTGTCGTGGCGCGTTTCTCGAGCGCCTCGCGATCTTCGGTTCCCTCCCGGAGCACGCGCTCACACTCGGCGTCGATTTCCTCGCGAGCGTCCTCGAGTCGGCGCTCCTTGAGGTCTCGAGCCTCCGCTTCCGCCTCCGAGCGAATCTCCTCGGCGCGTTTCCGGGCCTCGGCGATGCGCTCGTCGCGGTCGTTCTCCGCCTGTGCGACGATTTCGTCGGCCTGCTCTTCTGCCGACTTGATCTCTTGTAGAACCTGTGG
This region of Natronosalvus halobius genomic DNA includes:
- a CDS encoding ATP synthase subunit A, which produces MSQALESVDEDGVIESVSGPVVTAADLDARMNDVVYVGDEGLMGEVIEIEGNLTTIQVYEETSGVGPGEPVENTGEPLSVDLGPGLLDTIYDGVQRPLDELEEKMNSAFLDRGVDAPGIDLERTWEFTPTVEEGDAVEPGDIIGEVPETESITHKVMVPPDYEGGEISSIESGTFAVDEVVAELDSDEEITMHQEWPVRSARPAEEKQTPTIPLVSGQRILDGLFPIAKGGTAAIPGPFGSGKTVTQHQLAKWADADIVVYVGCGERGNEMTEVIEDFPELEDPKTGKPLMSRTCLIANTSNMPVAARESCIYTGITIAEYFRDMGYDVALMADSTSRWAEAMREISSRLEEMPGEEGYPAYLAASLSEFYERAGLFQNINGTRGSVSAIGAVSPPGGDFSEPVTQNTLRIVKTFWALDADLAERRHFPSINWNESYSLYRQQLDPWYRENVAEDYPEVRQWAVDVLDEEDELQEIVQLVGKDALPPDQQLTLEVARYLREAWLQQNAFHDVDTYCEPKKTYRMLQAIRTFNDEAFEALDAGVPVEEIQDVDAAPRLNRMGTAEDWHAFIDELESDIESQIRAQY
- a CDS encoding V-type ATP synthase subunit F, which gives rise to MSQEIAVVGSPEFTTGFRLAGVRRFENVPDDEKADTLDDAATAVLEDGDVGIVIMHEDDLEYLSRNVRSDVETSVEPVVITIGGGAGGGGGLREQIKRAIGIDLMDEDEDQDSQ
- a CDS encoding V-type ATP synthase subunit C, which translates into the protein MSTGASNPEYVNARVRSRRASLFADEDYRKLVRMGPSEIARFMEETEYEREINALGTRFSGVDLIEYALNQNLARHFHDLLDWADGRLYDLIARYLRKFDVWNLKTILRGIYTDSAPEEVRTDLIRAGELDDRTIDRLLEVDTIEDAIEVLDRTIYHDPLEVAYEEYEESHALVPLENALDRAFYERLLADIRGLDTPGSTAPQEGPRALYIEFLQAEIDFRNARNALRLARSGADLDPAAYYIDGGVLFTESELRQLVNRYDDLVDHIAANRRYGDRLSGALDRLRDADSLIQFEHAVDAALLEYADTLSSIYPVSVSAVLSYILAKEREIENIRAIARGREVGLSENEIEEELVIL
- a CDS encoding V-type ATP synthase subunit E; amino-acid sequence: MSLDTVVTDIREEAHARAEEIRAESEARAEEIESAAEDDAEDTLERAETEVEREIEQLREQRLSSAKLEAKQERLEARRNVLNDVREQVEAELTGLESDTREDLTRTLIDAAGEEFDEGDDVRVYGRADDQALIESILAEYDGYAYAGERDCLGGVVVESEQSRVRVNNTFDSVLEDVWEENLREISNRLFEQ
- a CDS encoding V-type ATP synthase subunit I — encoded protein: MLRPERMSKVSVTGSKGVMPTVIEAVYDLNLVHLSDYDGSWTGFDNGNPIAGADEASEKLVTVRALESTLGLEDEDVDVATGRLGDDWEPRLESIRTRANDLDDRRTEVRDQLRRVRERLDRIEPFADLGIDLDLLSGYDSVEVVVGDGSLTEVETVLDASDDVRAYETFTGDEVVAIVAAPAAGADEGFVDDALVGVDFSRYQVPETEKDPESYVSDLEREEHELEAKLEEIDADLETIKTEEGAFLLLAEEKLTIEVQRAEAPLQFATSDRAFIAEGWIPTTEYDRLVAALNDAVGDSVEIEELERADYDRHGAHTHTEDVQKGTPAAQDEDGPTASEDEEERAEQKAVTDGGSAVTMDDEPPVIQDNPSAAKPFEALVNAVNKPKYSELDPTIFLFLTFPVFFGFMIGDVGYGILYVAIGYYMATNFESDGISSLGGVAIWAGAFTIIFGFIYGEFFGLHALGSIVWGDLFNVELLPLNKGLEPGAAEFAIGWMVVSVLAGIVHLNIGYLIDFYENLRHGFKDALFHSGSWILMLNGIWVWIFSAQAEASKPEFLFTTFASDGPFPIGFTGFPEWGLFTFPEAIPGIGGFLLTVPLLVFLIGFVMLAIGDTVEIVEALDVVVNVFSYTRMGAVLLAKAGMAFVVNLLFFGAYEDPDGAFHFLGSAGHGPGYVAENYGSEATVIFDGLMHMGGIAGLIGGFVILVVGHIVVLILGVTSAGLQGVRLEYVEFFNKFYEGGGANYEPFGHDRTYSQE
- the ahaH gene encoding ATP synthase archaeal subunit H, whose product is MPRPQVLQEIKSAEEQADEIVAQAENDRDERIAEARKRAEEIRSEAEAEARDLKERRLEDAREEIDAECERVLREGTEDREALEKRATTRVDEVASHVVDLFQEDVNAQT